Proteins encoded by one window of Haladaptatus sp. ZSTT2:
- a CDS encoding metal-dependent transcriptional regulator, whose protein sequence is MMGTAEYLLVLYIAEQREGAPVAPGDVAARLGRSPSATTEMLQRLDARGLIAYEPYEGATLTEFGRDTAHDVYETYRILSQFFRDVLGLEAYDAEAMQLAGTISKSVAERLAATLLVSESSPAPP, encoded by the coding sequence ATGATGGGAACCGCCGAATATCTGCTAGTTCTCTACATCGCAGAGCAACGCGAAGGCGCACCCGTCGCGCCCGGTGACGTGGCAGCCCGCCTCGGGCGGTCACCGTCTGCGACCACGGAGATGCTCCAACGTCTCGACGCCCGTGGGCTTATCGCCTACGAACCCTACGAAGGTGCAACGCTCACCGAATTCGGCCGCGACACCGCCCACGACGTGTACGAAACGTACCGTATCCTCTCACAGTTTTTCCGGGATGTGCTCGGCCTCGAAGCCTACGACGCGGAGGCGATGCAACTCGCCGGAACCATCAGCAAGTCCGTCGCAGAGCGACTCGCTGCCACGTTGCTTGTGTCCGAGAGTAGCCCCGCGCCACCCTAA
- a CDS encoding amphi-Trp domain-containing protein, protein MTDTHSTENSDRTIIRTGRDFEQEFRLDAKEAGKFLIELGKQLRDSDELTISTDEWELPFAFGEPVEVEIDFEGVGEPELEIEIELPGRTDEKAPNVE, encoded by the coding sequence ATGACTGACACACACTCCACTGAAAACTCAGACCGTACGATTATCCGGACCGGCCGGGACTTCGAACAGGAGTTCCGTCTCGACGCAAAAGAGGCCGGGAAGTTCCTCATCGAACTCGGCAAACAGCTCCGCGACAGCGACGAACTCACCATCTCCACCGACGAGTGGGAACTGCCGTTCGCGTTTGGAGAGCCAGTCGAAGTCGAAATCGATTTCGAAGGCGTTGGCGAGCCAGAGCTCGAAATCGAAATCGAACTGCCCGGGCGAACGGACGAAAAAGCGCCAAACGTCGAGTAG
- the dpsA gene encoding DNA starvation/stationary phase protection protein DpsA, translating to MSTQKTIRQKAGTVESNPVRLDQDKAAQIIDALNSDLADAYVLYHQLHKHHWNVEGAEHLNIHRFLQEAYEEVELAADAIAERAQAIGGVPHASMQALSEAATVEPEDEDVYDIRTSLANDLEMYGDIIESYREHIELAERLGDYATAHMLREQIEDVEEHAHVIAHYLEDDTLVLDSATK from the coding sequence ATGAGTACACAAAAGACCATCCGTCAGAAGGCAGGCACCGTCGAATCGAACCCCGTCCGCCTCGACCAAGACAAGGCAGCGCAGATCATCGACGCGCTGAACTCGGACCTCGCAGATGCGTACGTGCTGTATCACCAGCTCCACAAGCACCACTGGAACGTCGAAGGCGCAGAGCATCTCAATATCCACCGCTTCCTCCAAGAGGCCTACGAGGAAGTCGAACTGGCCGCAGACGCCATCGCAGAGCGCGCCCAAGCCATCGGTGGCGTCCCACACGCGAGCATGCAGGCGCTCTCAGAGGCCGCGACCGTCGAGCCGGAAGACGAAGATGTCTACGACATTCGCACGTCGCTTGCGAACGACCTCGAGATGTACGGTGACATCATCGAGAGCTACCGCGAGCACATCGAACTCGCAGAAAGGCTCGGGGACTACGCGACGGCGCACATGCTCCGCGAGCAAATTGAAGATGTCGAAGAACACGCCCACGTCATCGCCCACTACTTAGAAGACGACACGCTCGTCCTCGATTCCGCAACGAAGTAA
- a CDS encoding class I adenylate-forming enzyme family protein has product MTNWVLNFETQVHNRGHAVAIVHDGRSKTYDELNRDAGAFGNWVNRRGFEKVALFLPSMYEFLVAQLGALKAGVPVVPVNYMFGQETIGYVLTDAEADVVLTQATDAALVAEVVDDTVVETVVTIGDSPHSDQTLDAILASESPMLTAAPKRDGDLFNLNYTSGTTGDPKGVYKTHRNMSAHITNMEHVWKLGPDQTWINAGPLYHTAGLESSTLPLLQAGATVVLMQWDVARFLELTERHQASSAYIVGSMLIDLAKYDDPERFDTSSLRNVFCGGAPIGQADYDAVAEKYDVAASEFLGFTEAGISFTYPIGMLGAYEPTSHTSMKVPDSCGRPLFNQVEVRLCDPDTDEVVTVIQPDGETTPGRGELQLRGESVFEKYYRKPEQTANAFTEDGWYRTGDVVSVDEAGYVYYQDRADNMLVTGGENVYPRAIEPVVNTHPSVHESAVFGLPHERWGTQICVAVVPKKSADLTEAAIIDFCKASDALADYEVPKRVYVRETIPKTPTNSIRRRVLTEEYSTQAEQ; this is encoded by the coding sequence ATGACAAACTGGGTGCTCAATTTCGAGACACAGGTGCACAATCGAGGGCACGCCGTTGCGATTGTCCACGACGGTCGGTCGAAAACGTACGACGAGCTGAACCGCGATGCGGGGGCGTTCGGCAACTGGGTGAATCGACGCGGGTTCGAGAAGGTCGCCCTCTTTTTGCCGAGCATGTACGAGTTTCTCGTTGCCCAACTCGGGGCGCTCAAAGCCGGAGTTCCGGTCGTGCCGGTCAACTACATGTTCGGCCAGGAGACCATCGGGTACGTCCTCACCGACGCGGAAGCCGACGTGGTGCTCACACAGGCGACGGATGCCGCGCTCGTCGCTGAGGTGGTAGACGACACCGTCGTCGAAACCGTCGTCACGATTGGCGACTCCCCCCACAGCGACCAGACGCTAGACGCCATCCTCGCGTCCGAATCCCCGATGCTGACGGCGGCACCAAAGCGCGATGGGGACCTTTTCAACCTGAACTACACGAGCGGGACGACGGGCGACCCAAAGGGCGTCTACAAAACCCACCGCAATATGAGCGCCCACATCACGAACATGGAACACGTCTGGAAACTCGGCCCCGACCAGACGTGGATAAACGCCGGCCCGCTCTATCACACCGCGGGCCTCGAATCGAGTACGCTCCCGCTCTTACAAGCCGGCGCGACGGTCGTCTTGATGCAGTGGGATGTAGCACGATTCCTCGAACTCACCGAACGCCATCAAGCGTCGAGCGCCTACATCGTCGGCTCGATGCTCATCGACCTCGCAAAATACGACGACCCTGAGCGCTTCGACACCTCGTCACTTCGCAACGTCTTCTGTGGCGGTGCGCCAATCGGGCAGGCAGATTACGACGCCGTCGCGGAGAAATACGACGTTGCCGCCTCCGAATTTCTTGGCTTCACCGAAGCGGGCATCTCGTTTACCTACCCCATCGGGATGCTTGGCGCGTACGAACCCACGAGTCACACCTCGATGAAAGTCCCCGACTCGTGTGGCAGACCGCTGTTCAATCAGGTCGAGGTGCGACTCTGTGACCCCGACACCGACGAGGTCGTGACGGTTATCCAGCCAGACGGCGAGACCACGCCGGGACGCGGCGAACTCCAACTGCGCGGCGAGTCCGTTTTCGAGAAGTACTACCGGAAACCAGAACAGACAGCCAACGCGTTCACCGAGGACGGGTGGTACCGAACGGGCGACGTCGTCAGCGTGGACGAAGCGGGCTACGTCTACTATCAGGACCGAGCCGACAACATGCTCGTCACGGGCGGCGAGAACGTCTACCCGCGGGCTATCGAACCCGTCGTGAACACCCACCCATCGGTTCACGAATCGGCGGTGTTTGGCCTCCCACACGAGCGATGGGGCACCCAAATCTGTGTCGCCGTCGTCCCCAAAAAATCTGCAGACCTCACGGAAGCTGCCATCATCGACTTTTGTAAGGCGTCGGACGCGCTCGCAGACTACGAAGTCCCAAAGCGCGTGTACGTCCGCGAGACGATCCCGAAAACGCCGACCAACTCGATTCGCCGTCGCGTGCTCACCGAGGAATATTCGACACAGGCAGAACAGTAA